From the genome of Reyranella humidisoli:
TGGAAGTTCTCGATCAGGTCGGCAAGTGGAAGGCCGACGGCAAGGGTGTCGCCGTCGCCACCGTGATCGTCACCTGGGGATCCTCGCCACGACCCGTAGGCAGCCAACTCGGCGTCGACGACAAGGGAAACATGGTCGGCTCGGTCTCCGGCGGCTGCATCGAAGGCGCGGTCGTCAGGGAAGCGCTCGACGCCATCAAGGACGGCAAGCCGCGGCTGCTCGATTTCGGCGTCACCGACGAGCAGGCCTGGGATGTCGGCCTCGCCTGCGGCGGCAAGGTCCAGGTCTTCGTCGAAAAGGTGAACTGATGAAGACCGAGACTCTCGCCGCGCTGCAGGAAGCTCGCGCCAACCGGCGGGCGGTGACGCTCGCCACCCGCCTCAGCGATGCCGCCGAAGCACTTGTTTATCGCGACGGCGCCAAGGGCGAACTCGCGGGTGAGGGCGCGCTCGTCGCGGCCGCGCAGCGCGCCATGGATATCGGCAAGAGCGAGACGGTCGAGATCGCGGACGACAAGATATTCCTGAACGTCTACGTGCCTCCGCCACGGCTGATCATCGTGGGTGCGGTGCATATCGCGCAGTCGCTGGCACCGATGGCGGCCATGCTCGAGTTCGACGTCACGGTCGTCGATCCGCGCGGCGCCTGGGCCACGACCCAGCGTTTCCCCGGCGTGAAAGTGATCCAGGATTGGGCGGACGAGGCCTTCCAGGCGATGGGCCTCGACGGCTCGACCGCCGTCGTGACCTTGACGCACGATCCCAAGCTCGACGATCCGGCGCTCGAATCGGCGCTGAAGTCAGACGTCTTCTATATCGGCGCGCTGGGCAGCCGGCGGACCCACGCCAAGCGCAAGGAGCGTCTGGCCGAGGTCGGGATTACCGAGGAGATGTTCGCCCGCGTCCATGG
Proteins encoded in this window:
- a CDS encoding XdhC family protein gives rise to the protein MSDALEVLDQVGKWKADGKGVAVATVIVTWGSSPRPVGSQLGVDDKGNMVGSVSGGCIEGAVVREALDAIKDGKPRLLDFGVTDEQAWDVGLACGGKVQVFVEKVN
- a CDS encoding XdhC family protein; the protein is MKTETLAALQEARANRRAVTLATRLSDAAEALVYRDGAKGELAGEGALVAAAQRAMDIGKSETVEIADDKIFLNVYVPPPRLIIVGAVHIAQSLAPMAAMLEFDVTVVDPRGAWATTQRFPGVKVIQDWADEAFQAMGLDGSTAVVTLTHDPKLDDPALESALKSDVFYIGALGSRRTHAKRKERLAEVGITEEMFARVHGPVGLNIGAKSPAEIAVSILGQIIEVRARRLEALSAPKVAAA